A single window of Bradyrhizobium daqingense DNA harbors:
- a CDS encoding SRPBCC family protein: MLKAIAIIAIVLAAGLAGILVFALMKPDTFRVERSLAVKAPADAIYPVVADFRRWTAWSPYENRDPAMKRTFGGTAEGKGATYAWDGNSNVGAGHMEILEANAPSKLRIKLDFERPFEGHNTAEFTFVPQGDGTLVTWTMDGPAPFVSKVMQVFINMDSMIGKDFETGLASLKKLAEKQ, encoded by the coding sequence ATGCTGAAAGCCATTGCCATCATCGCCATCGTTCTCGCGGCCGGACTTGCGGGAATCCTCGTCTTTGCCCTGATGAAGCCCGACACTTTCCGCGTCGAGCGCAGTCTTGCCGTGAAAGCGCCGGCCGATGCGATCTATCCGGTGGTCGCCGATTTCCGCCGCTGGACCGCCTGGTCGCCCTATGAAAACCGCGACCCCGCCATGAAGCGGACCTTTGGCGGAACCGCGGAAGGCAAGGGCGCGACCTACGCCTGGGACGGCAACAGCAATGTCGGCGCCGGGCACATGGAAATCCTCGAGGCGAATGCGCCCTCGAAGCTCCGCATCAAGCTCGATTTCGAGCGTCCGTTCGAAGGCCACAACACCGCCGAGTTCACCTTTGTGCCGCAAGGCGATGGCACACTGGTCACATGGACCATGGACGGTCCGGCCCCGTTCGTGTCCAAAGTGATGCAGGTGTTCATCAACATGGACAGCATGATCGGCAAGGATTTCGAGACCGGCCTCGCCAGCCTGAAGAAGCTTGCCGAGAAGCAATAG
- a CDS encoding VOC family protein — MLNPYLFYQDNCEAAFNYYAKSLGGKIDALMRSSDAPPEMPATPGREKMIMHARMSLPDGTVLMASDSPPEHFQKPQGFAISLTVKDPADGERKFNALADGGTVTMPFSKTFWAKGFGMCVDKFGIPWMVNCPAEGM, encoded by the coding sequence ATGCTCAATCCCTATCTGTTCTATCAGGACAATTGCGAAGCCGCGTTCAACTATTACGCAAAGAGTCTCGGCGGCAAGATCGACGCGCTGATGCGTTCGTCGGACGCGCCGCCGGAGATGCCGGCTACACCCGGCCGCGAGAAGATGATCATGCATGCGCGGATGTCGCTGCCTGACGGCACTGTGCTGATGGCGTCCGACTCGCCGCCCGAGCATTTTCAGAAGCCGCAAGGCTTTGCGATCTCGCTCACGGTCAAGGATCCCGCGGATGGCGAGCGCAAGTTCAACGCGCTCGCCGACGGCGGCACCGTCACCATGCCCTTCAGCAAGACGTTCTGGGCGAAAGGGTTTGGCATGTGCGTCGACAAGTTCGGCATTCCCTGGATGGTGAACTGTCCGGCCGAAGGAATGTGA
- a CDS encoding SDR family NAD(P)-dependent oxidoreductase, with product MPQAPQKVVLVTGAARGIGLATAKKFLAEGWRVALLDIEGELLGRAVAEIGQDEATLALTCDISDAAEVSAAMTMVERRFGRLDALVNNAGIAVFAPLMETSEADWRRVLEVNLTGPFLCTKAAVPLMRDGNGGAIVNITSISAVRASTLRSAYGTSKAGLAHLTKQLAVELASLNIRVNAVAPGPVDTAMAKQVHTKEIRADYHDAIPLNRYGLEVELADAIYFLCSANASYITGQILAVDGGFDAAGIGLPTLRGERRNG from the coding sequence ATGCCGCAAGCCCCGCAAAAAGTTGTCCTCGTCACCGGCGCCGCGCGCGGAATTGGTCTGGCGACGGCGAAGAAATTTCTCGCCGAGGGCTGGCGTGTGGCGCTGCTCGACATCGAGGGCGAGCTGCTCGGCCGCGCCGTTGCCGAGATCGGCCAGGACGAGGCAACGCTGGCGCTGACCTGCGACATTTCGGATGCAGCCGAGGTGAGCGCGGCAATGACGATGGTCGAGCGGCGGTTCGGCCGGCTGGACGCGCTCGTCAACAATGCCGGCATCGCGGTGTTCGCGCCGCTGATGGAGACGTCGGAGGCCGACTGGCGCCGCGTGCTCGAGGTCAATCTCACCGGCCCGTTCCTCTGCACCAAGGCCGCGGTGCCCCTGATGCGCGACGGCAATGGCGGCGCCATCGTCAACATCACCTCGATCTCGGCGGTGCGCGCCTCGACGCTGCGCTCGGCCTACGGCACCAGCAAAGCGGGCCTCGCCCATCTCACCAAGCAGCTCGCCGTCGAGCTCGCCTCGCTCAACATCCGCGTCAACGCGGTCGCGCCGGGGCCCGTCGACACCGCGATGGCGAAGCAGGTGCACACCAAGGAGATCCGTGCCGATTATCACGACGCCATCCCGCTCAACCGGTACGGCTTGGAAGTGGAGCTCGCGGACGCGATCTACTTCCTGTGCTCGGCGAATGCGAGCTACATTACCGGCCAAATTTTGGCCGTTGATGGCGGCTTCGATGCGGCGGGTATCGGCCTTCCGACGCTGCGCGGCGAACGACGGAACGGGTAG
- a CDS encoding methyl-accepting chemotaxis protein, whose product MFNFQSKKVRHAVAEVEALDRSQAVIEFGLDGTILDANENLLKLSGYTLAEIKGKHHSIFVSPAERESARYRDFWAGLNRGEFQTTQYKRFGKGGKEIWVHASYAPLRDENGKVVSFIKFATDISANKIKAMEDSGKIAAINRAQAVIEFNMDGTIVTANENFLNAMGYSFDEVKGKHHSMFVTPEDRAGAAYAAFWAKLNRGEFEAAEYKRLGKGGKEIWILATYNPILDENGKPFKVVKFATDVTAQKMKAADNDGQLAAIQKSQAVIEFNMDGTIRAANENFLAAMGYSLTEIKGQHHSMFVEPNEKNSAAYRQFWETLNRGEYQAAEYKRIAKGGREIWIQASYNPIFDLNGKPYKVVKYATDITAQAIGRKKADNARGLIEAVAAGSEQMSASIREISETMAKSRETSKVATTRVESADGQAQKLAAAAQAMSGIVEMISGITSQINLLALNATIESARAGEAGRGFAVVASEVKSLANQAKQATDTITSEIDALNVISGDVASSLTAIKAAIAGVNEFIASTAAAVEEQSIVTSDMSANMQRASAELA is encoded by the coding sequence GTGTTCAATTTCCAAAGCAAGAAAGTCAGGCACGCCGTTGCGGAGGTCGAGGCACTCGACCGGTCGCAGGCTGTGATCGAATTCGGTCTCGATGGGACCATCCTCGATGCCAATGAGAACTTGCTCAAGCTGAGCGGTTACACACTTGCCGAGATCAAGGGCAAACATCACAGCATCTTCGTCAGCCCGGCCGAGCGCGAGAGCGCCCGTTATCGCGACTTCTGGGCCGGCCTGAACCGCGGCGAGTTCCAGACCACGCAATACAAGCGTTTCGGCAAGGGCGGAAAGGAAATCTGGGTTCACGCCTCCTACGCGCCGCTGCGCGACGAGAACGGCAAGGTGGTCAGCTTCATCAAGTTCGCCACCGACATCTCGGCGAACAAGATCAAGGCCATGGAGGATTCCGGCAAGATCGCTGCGATCAACCGCGCGCAGGCGGTGATCGAGTTCAACATGGACGGCACCATCGTTACCGCCAACGAGAACTTCCTGAACGCGATGGGCTACTCGTTCGACGAGGTCAAAGGCAAGCATCACAGCATGTTCGTGACGCCCGAGGACCGCGCCGGTGCGGCCTATGCCGCCTTCTGGGCCAAGCTGAACCGCGGCGAGTTCGAGGCCGCCGAATACAAGCGGCTGGGCAAGGGCGGCAAGGAGATCTGGATCCTCGCCACCTATAATCCGATCCTCGACGAGAACGGCAAGCCGTTCAAGGTGGTGAAGTTCGCGACCGACGTCACCGCGCAGAAGATGAAGGCGGCCGACAATGACGGACAGCTCGCCGCCATCCAGAAGTCGCAGGCGGTGATCGAATTCAACATGGACGGCACGATCCGAGCCGCCAACGAGAATTTCCTCGCGGCGATGGGCTATTCGCTGACGGAGATCAAGGGCCAGCACCACTCCATGTTCGTCGAGCCGAACGAGAAGAATTCGGCGGCCTATCGCCAATTCTGGGAGACCCTCAACCGGGGCGAATACCAGGCCGCCGAATACAAGCGGATCGCCAAGGGCGGGCGGGAGATCTGGATCCAGGCCTCCTACAACCCGATCTTCGATCTCAATGGCAAGCCCTACAAGGTGGTGAAATACGCCACCGACATCACCGCGCAGGCGATCGGCCGCAAGAAGGCCGACAATGCGCGCGGCCTGATCGAGGCTGTCGCAGCCGGCAGCGAACAGATGAGCGCCTCGATCCGCGAGATCTCCGAGACCATGGCGAAGTCGCGCGAAACCTCCAAGGTCGCGACGACCAGGGTCGAGTCCGCGGACGGCCAGGCACAGAAGCTGGCCGCAGCGGCGCAAGCCATGAGCGGCATCGTCGAGATGATCTCGGGCATCACCAGCCAGATCAACCTGCTCGCACTCAACGCCACGATCGAATCGGCGCGGGCGGGCGAAGCCGGCCGCGGCTTCGCGGTGGTCGCCTCCGAGGTGAAGAGCCTCGCGAACCAGGCCAAGCAGGCGACCGACACGATCACCTCCGAGATCGACGCATTGAACGTGATCTCGGGCGACGTTGCGAGCTCGCTCACCGCGATCAAGGCCGCGATTGCCGGCGTCAACGAGTTCATCGCCTCCACCGCCGCCGCGGTCGAGGAACAGAGCATCGTGACGTCGGACATGTCGGCCAACATGCAGCGGGCCTCGGCGGAGCTGGCCTAG
- a CDS encoding YciI family protein: MRFMMLMIPLGYESAPPDVQLDPERVAAMMRYNEALKDAGVLITLDGLHPPSTGARVSFATGEPVVTDGPFAEAKEVLGGYWMIEVASRAEAIAWAKKCPASPNEIVEIRQVQEMSDFPPDVEQAAAGLDDLRK; encoded by the coding sequence ATGCGATTCATGATGCTGATGATCCCGCTCGGCTACGAGAGCGCGCCGCCGGACGTTCAACTCGATCCCGAGCGTGTCGCGGCGATGATGCGCTACAACGAGGCGCTGAAGGATGCCGGCGTGCTGATCACACTCGACGGCCTGCACCCGCCCTCGACGGGCGCGCGCGTCTCGTTCGCGACCGGCGAGCCCGTGGTCACTGACGGGCCCTTTGCAGAGGCCAAGGAAGTCCTGGGCGGCTACTGGATGATCGAGGTCGCCTCGCGCGCCGAGGCGATCGCCTGGGCGAAGAAATGCCCGGCCTCGCCGAACGAAATCGTCGAAATCCGGCAGGTGCAGGAGATGAGCGACTTTCCGCCTGACGTGGAGCAGGCCGCAGCCGGATTGGACGATCTGAGGAAGTAG
- a CDS encoding YciI family protein, which yields MSTEHRFLAVYLGSMSGAKMAAWRALPEAERKAKEQEGMAAWHGWVEKHQAVIVEMGGPLGKTRRIDGSGITEISNALTGFTVVRAASQEEAARLFEDHPHFAIFPGEAIEVMPVLPIPQM from the coding sequence ATGAGCACCGAACACAGATTCCTCGCCGTCTACCTCGGCAGCATGAGCGGAGCGAAAATGGCGGCTTGGCGTGCGCTGCCCGAGGCTGAACGGAAGGCAAAGGAGCAGGAGGGCATGGCCGCCTGGCACGGCTGGGTCGAGAAACATCAGGCCGTCATCGTCGAGATGGGCGGCCCGCTCGGCAAGACCCGCAGGATTGACGGAAGCGGCATCACCGAGATCAGCAATGCGCTGACCGGCTTCACGGTGGTGCGCGCCGCCTCGCAGGAGGAAGCCGCAAGGCTGTTCGAGGACCATCCGCATTTTGCGATCTTTCCGGGCGAGGCGATCGAGGTCATGCCCGTGCTGCCGATTCCGCAGATGTAG
- a CDS encoding TetR/AcrR family transcriptional regulator — MSWRKEQRRAERGYHHGNLKEALLQAALGLIAEKGAAGFTFADAARMAGVSAAAPYRHFRDRDELLSSIAQRGFEQFEARLSAAWDDGRPDTVTAFERVGKAYLAFAREEPAFYNAMFESGVPVDANPALQTASERAFNIIRAAAERLAALTPPGTPRPPAMMMALHIWSMAHGVASLFSRGDAARRKLPMSPDELLEAEVLIYLRGLGFPTDRRPPAKGAEPPPVPPEASSGSGLPPASPSGKPK, encoded by the coding sequence ATGAGCTGGCGCAAGGAGCAGCGCCGCGCCGAGCGCGGCTATCACCACGGCAATCTGAAGGAGGCCCTGTTGCAGGCCGCTCTCGGCCTGATCGCCGAGAAAGGCGCGGCGGGCTTCACCTTTGCCGATGCCGCGCGCATGGCCGGCGTCAGTGCCGCGGCTCCCTATCGGCATTTCCGCGACCGCGACGAGCTGTTGTCCTCGATCGCCCAGCGCGGCTTCGAGCAATTCGAGGCACGACTGTCCGCGGCCTGGGACGACGGGCGCCCCGATACGGTCACCGCGTTCGAGCGCGTCGGTAAGGCCTATCTCGCCTTCGCCCGCGAGGAGCCCGCCTTCTATAACGCGATGTTCGAATCGGGCGTGCCGGTGGATGCCAATCCCGCGCTCCAGACCGCCAGCGAACGGGCCTTCAACATCATTCGCGCTGCAGCCGAGCGGCTCGCGGCGCTGACGCCGCCCGGCACGCCACGGCCGCCGGCGATGATGATGGCCTTGCATATCTGGTCGATGGCGCACGGCGTGGCCTCGCTGTTTTCCCGCGGCGATGCCGCGCGACGAAAACTGCCGATGTCGCCGGACGAACTGCTGGAGGCCGAGGTGCTGATTTATCTGCGCGGCCTCGGCTTCCCGACCGACCGCCGCCCTCCAGCCAAGGGCGCCGAGCCACCGCCGGTGCCGCCGGAGGCGTCCTCCGGTTCGGGCCTGCCGCCCGCCAGTCCCTCGGGCAAGCCGAAATAA